One region of Candidatus Binatia bacterium genomic DNA includes:
- a CDS encoding glycogen/starch/alpha-glucan phosphorylase: METGRLNELTLVGGEFQNSLQRHVRYSLARDRRQLGAHDWFRAVSLAVRDWLVDRMLETEARYHKADAKRVYYLSLEFLTGRSLGNNLINLGLEDVCRSILAEEGVKLDDVLESEYDAALGNGGLGRLAACFLDSLATLGMPGFGYGINYEYGLFRQEISNGYQREKPDYWLRETSPWLIERPDESVAIPVYGRIEHGQDRQGNYNPMWMDWRVLVGVPHDMPIAGYLGQTVNVLRLYSARSSDEFDMQIFNTGDYVRAAEEQLRSETISKVLYPSDVATAGKELRLKQEYFFVACAIRDILRRYQETHDTLEALPDKVAIQLNDTHPALAVAELMRVLHDEHDVPWERAWDMTTAILGYTNHTLLPEALERWPVALFEYVLPRHLQIIREIDARLLRRAAAVWPHDTDRLRRIAIIEEGHEPQVRMAHLAIAGSHSINGVSALHSELVKTNLVPDFHALWPERFNNKTNGVTQRRWLLRANPGLARLVTEAIGNRWITDLERVRDLEPYADDAEFCERFRAVKHVNKERLATVIKETTRLMVDPATLFDVQAKRIHEYKRQLLAAMGVVHEYLRLIEDGVEPLTPRTYIFAGKAAPGYWAAKQIIKLLNNLGLIVNNDPRVRGLIKVVFVPDYRVSLAVKILPAADLSEQISTAGTEASGTGNMKLAMNGALTIGTLDGANIEIREEVGGENFFLFGLTAAEITQLRPNYNPRGYYDRDRDLRRVVDAFASDRFCPQEPGLFRWIHDMLLGQDQYFYMADFRSYIDTQKRVAEEFARGAGWTRKAVLNVARMGKFSSDRAIEEYARDIWSVRAVLP, translated from the coding sequence ATGGAAACAGGTCGGCTCAACGAACTGACGCTGGTCGGCGGCGAGTTCCAGAACTCGTTGCAGCGTCACGTGCGGTATTCGCTGGCGCGCGACCGCCGGCAACTCGGTGCCCACGACTGGTTCCGGGCCGTATCGTTGGCGGTGCGCGACTGGCTGGTCGACCGTATGCTGGAGACCGAGGCGCGTTACCACAAGGCCGATGCCAAGCGCGTGTATTACCTGTCGCTGGAATTCTTGACCGGGCGCTCCCTGGGCAACAACTTGATCAATCTGGGCCTCGAGGACGTTTGTCGGAGCATCCTGGCGGAGGAAGGCGTCAAGTTGGATGACGTGCTCGAAAGCGAGTACGACGCCGCGTTGGGCAACGGCGGCCTGGGGCGATTAGCCGCCTGCTTCCTGGATTCCCTGGCAACCCTCGGCATGCCCGGGTTCGGGTATGGAATCAATTACGAGTACGGCTTGTTCCGCCAGGAGATCAGCAACGGTTATCAACGGGAGAAGCCCGATTACTGGCTGCGCGAGACCTCCCCCTGGCTGATCGAACGGCCCGACGAGTCGGTGGCCATTCCGGTCTACGGTCGGATCGAGCATGGTCAGGATCGGCAGGGCAATTACAACCCGATGTGGATGGATTGGCGCGTCCTCGTGGGCGTGCCGCACGACATGCCGATCGCGGGCTACCTCGGTCAGACGGTGAATGTGTTGCGTCTTTACTCGGCCCGTTCGTCGGACGAGTTCGACATGCAGATCTTCAACACCGGCGATTACGTCCGTGCGGCGGAGGAACAGTTGCGATCGGAGACGATCTCGAAGGTACTGTATCCCTCGGACGTCGCTACGGCGGGCAAGGAGTTGCGGCTCAAGCAGGAATACTTCTTCGTTGCCTGTGCGATTCGCGACATCCTTCGCCGCTATCAGGAGACACACGACACGCTGGAAGCGTTGCCCGACAAGGTCGCGATACAACTCAACGACACGCATCCAGCCCTGGCGGTCGCCGAACTCATGCGAGTTCTCCACGACGAACACGACGTACCATGGGAACGGGCGTGGGACATGACGACGGCCATCCTTGGCTACACCAACCACACCCTGCTCCCCGAAGCGCTCGAGCGTTGGCCGGTGGCGCTGTTCGAGTACGTGCTGCCGCGCCACTTGCAGATCATCCGGGAAATCGATGCCCGCTTACTGCGCCGCGCCGCGGCGGTGTGGCCGCACGATACGGATCGCCTGCGCCGGATCGCGATCATCGAAGAAGGGCACGAGCCTCAGGTTCGCATGGCTCACCTGGCGATCGCCGGCAGCCACTCGATCAACGGCGTGTCGGCACTCCACTCCGAACTGGTGAAAACCAACCTGGTGCCCGACTTCCACGCGTTGTGGCCTGAACGCTTCAATAACAAGACAAATGGGGTGACCCAGCGGCGCTGGTTGCTGAGAGCCAACCCCGGGCTGGCGCGACTGGTGACCGAAGCCATCGGCAATCGCTGGATCACCGACCTCGAACGGGTGCGGGATCTGGAGCCGTACGCCGATGACGCCGAGTTCTGTGAGCGCTTCCGCGCGGTCAAGCACGTCAACAAAGAGCGTTTGGCGACGGTAATCAAGGAGACGACGCGCCTGATGGTCGATCCGGCGACGTTGTTCGATGTCCAGGCCAAGCGCATCCACGAGTACAAGCGCCAGTTGCTGGCCGCGATGGGAGTGGTTCACGAGTATCTCCGCCTGATCGAAGACGGGGTCGAGCCGCTAACCCCGCGCACCTACATCTTTGCGGGTAAGGCGGCGCCCGGATACTGGGCGGCCAAGCAGATCATCAAACTGCTGAACAACCTTGGCCTCATCGTCAACAACGATCCACGGGTGCGCGGCCTGATCAAGGTCGTGTTCGTGCCCGACTACCGCGTCTCGCTGGCCGTGAAGATCTTGCCGGCGGCGGACCTTAGCGAGCAGATCTCGACTGCCGGTACCGAAGCGTCGGGGACCGGCAACATGAAACTCGCGATGAACGGCGCACTCACCATCGGCACTCTCGACGGTGCCAATATCGAGATTCGGGAGGAAGTGGGTGGGGAGAACTTCTTTCTGTTCGGACTGACCGCGGCGGAGATTACCCAACTGCGACCCAACTATAATCCGCGCGGCTACTACGACCGCGACCGCGACCTGCGGCGCGTGGTCGACGCGTTTGCGTCCGATCGGTTCTGCCCGCAAGAGCCGGGGTTATTTCGGTGGATCCACGACATGCTGCTGGGTCAGGACCAGTATTTCTACATGGCCGACTTCCGGTCCTACATCGACACGCAAAAGCGAGTGGCCGAGGAGTTCGCCCGCGGGGCGGGTTGGACGCGCAAAGCGGTGCTCAACGTTGCGCGGATGGGCAAGTTCTCCAGCGATCGTGCCATCGAAGAGTACGCGCGCGATATCTGGAGTGTGCGCGCCGTGCTGCCGTGA
- a CDS encoding PQQ-binding-like beta-propeller repeat protein translates to MTGTPRATLAAVGVFFLTTAFGCSSDDTGEIPCSYANHAVLATSSWPKFRRDLANTGNLTGVDLRASNYAVRWIFPPPNEAAKGSFAASPVLNTSESTVFVGSSDANLYAIDSASGALSAIPVQALGPITASAMAADRFGVDALFVGAGDGNLYATDGNGVSQPQIWPVSYGGFILASPTTNGIDGSIYTVSANGQFIAVCPNGAFRFAGVIPSAQSSLAFGPGNVLYFGADDRLLRSFTWKGVPIWTFAASAPIVASPVVDVTGNTVYAADLDGRVFRVNDTGQLASGFKVLRVGPVSGSPALAGGTLYVPSEDGTLYAVDGGSGTILWQLALGGPILSSPAVATASSGTRVIVAAASAPAGSVFIIADAGTAPEVLAVCSVGDGATCAPPPGPPTSGTVVESSPAIDAEGTIYIGAGNGRVYAIAPTADL, encoded by the coding sequence ATGACGGGAACCCCGCGTGCGACCCTCGCCGCCGTCGGCGTATTCTTCCTGACCACGGCCTTCGGCTGTTCGTCCGATGATACCGGGGAGATCCCGTGTAGTTACGCCAACCACGCCGTGCTCGCCACTTCGTCGTGGCCCAAGTTCCGCCGCGATCTTGCCAACACCGGCAACCTGACCGGTGTCGACCTGCGCGCCTCGAACTACGCGGTGCGCTGGATCTTTCCTCCCCCGAACGAAGCCGCCAAGGGCTCGTTCGCCGCGTCCCCGGTCCTGAACACGTCCGAATCGACGGTCTTTGTGGGGTCCAGCGACGCCAACCTGTACGCCATCGACAGTGCCAGCGGCGCCCTGAGCGCCATTCCCGTGCAGGCTCTGGGGCCGATCACCGCTTCCGCCATGGCTGCGGATCGCTTTGGCGTCGATGCGTTGTTTGTCGGCGCCGGCGACGGCAACCTTTACGCCACCGACGGCAACGGTGTCTCGCAGCCGCAAATATGGCCGGTGAGCTATGGCGGTTTCATCCTCGCCTCGCCCACGACCAATGGTATCGATGGTTCTATCTATACGGTCTCCGCGAACGGTCAGTTCATCGCCGTGTGTCCCAACGGGGCGTTTCGTTTCGCCGGCGTGATCCCGTCCGCTCAGTCGTCCCTGGCCTTCGGTCCGGGCAACGTCCTGTACTTCGGCGCCGACGACCGGCTGTTGCGATCGTTCACCTGGAAGGGCGTGCCCATCTGGACCTTCGCAGCCTCGGCGCCGATCGTTGCCAGCCCGGTGGTCGACGTCACGGGCAACACGGTATACGCCGCCGACCTCGACGGCCGCGTCTTCCGTGTCAACGACACCGGACAACTCGCGTCTGGCTTCAAGGTCTTGCGGGTAGGTCCGGTATCCGGTTCCCCGGCGTTGGCCGGCGGCACGCTCTACGTCCCTTCGGAGGACGGCACTCTTTACGCCGTCGACGGCGGCAGCGGCACCATCCTATGGCAGTTAGCGCTTGGCGGGCCGATCCTGTCTTCGCCCGCTGTGGCAACCGCCAGCAGCGGCACAAGGGTCATCGTGGCCGCCGCGAGCGCACCGGCAGGCAGCGTGTTCATCATCGCCGACGCGGGCACCGCCCCCGAAGTCCTCGCAGTTTGCAGCGTGGGTGACGGCGCAACCTGCGCCCCTCCACCGGGACCCCCCACCAGCGGCACCGTGGTCGAGTCGTCGCCCGCCATCGATGCCGAGGGCACGATCTACATCGGCGCCGGCAACGGGCGCGTATACGCCATCGCGCCGACGGCCGACCTGTAA